One part of the Vanessa atalanta chromosome 4, ilVanAtal1.2, whole genome shotgun sequence genome encodes these proteins:
- the LOC125077773 gene encoding venom dipeptidyl peptidase 4-like isoform X1, translated as MAQDNGNSTMEMGTSDQVLVASKKSKRVTYGIGFVAMLVAIGVVITLVVLLTGNDAGSADPIISTTEGPTFPTTIPVPSTTTTTTTTTTTEAPPSTPGLGEINLEDVINGEFASPIFNGTWTSNGEILFRNANGDLALYDVDSKSSTIIVSNTSQILQQSFRVTELSADGRYVVLSYNEESVYRHSFEARYSVIDIFTGEVTHIIPPGVDLNEAILQNFVWGPSGTALAYVYLNNIYYQSNLTNAPQQITTNGQKNIVYNGVPDWVYEEEVFSSNNALWFSRDGARMAYATFDDTNVRVMQIPHFGVPGSVDSQYTTHRDIRYPKSGTTNPTVRVSIRNIATNVVTVFNAPTDLNEPILKSVAFVGNDRIAIMWTNRVQTTLRVVICAETSTTCTTIYTYSEANGWIDNIPLMFNEQGNSFITILPDTVNGVRYKQIIQVTSGTGNNWSFRRRTNTAHTVAEILLWTADNTIWYKANSENDTSEQHIYTLNNNDDLSCFTCNIVRPDGGQCLYNEAVISSGSRISINCAGPDIPQIYIHDINGTLVYLWDDNSRVAEMASTYTVPLTLRRTVPLGVGLPDADVLLQVPSDYFSRSNVPLLVYVYGGPDTALVTKQWNIDWGSSLVSRYGIAVARIDGRGSGLRGVEHMFALNRQLGSVEIEDQITVARYLQQQTHWIDRNRTCIWGWSYGGYAASLALARGGDVFRCAIAVAPVVDWRFYDTIYTERYMDTPQNNVEGYANSSLLTEQVVEAYKDKRYFLVHGTEDDNVHYQHAMLISRLLQRRDVYFTQMSYTDEDHGLGGVRPHLYHALEKFLRENMF; from the exons ATGGCACAAGATAACGGCAACTCGACCATGGAGATGGGCACCAGTGATCAG GTCCTGGTTGCGAGTAAAAAGTCGAAGAGAGTGACATATGGTATCGGTTTTGTCGCAATGTTGGTCGCGATTGGTGTTGTTATTACACTTGTAGTATTACTAACAGGAAACGATGCTGGTTCAGCTGATCCTATTATATCGACGACAGAAGGTCCAACGTTCCCAACAACTATACCCGTTCCATCAACGACGACGACGACAACAACGACGACAACGACTGAGGCACCACCGTCGACGCCGGGATTGGGAGAGATAAATTTGGAAGATGTTATAAACGGGGAGTTTGCTTCGCCAATATTCAATGGGACTTGGACATCAA aTGGAGAAATATTATTCAGAAATGCGAATGGTGATCTGGCGCTGTATGATGTTGATTCCAAAAGTTCAACAATCATTGTATCCAATACATCACAG atccTACAACAATCTTTCCGAGTGACAGAGCTGTCGGCTGATGGGAGATATGTAGTGCTTTCTTACAACGAAGAATCG GTTTATAGGCACAGCTTCGAGGCTCGGTATTCAGTGATTGATATCTTCACTGGTGAAGTTACGCACATTATACCTCCCGGGGTTGATCTTAACGAGGCAATTCTCCAGAACTTCGTTTGGGGTCCATCGGGTACAGCACTGGCTTAcgtttacttgaataatatttactacCAATCGAATTTGACGAATGCTCCTCAGCAAATCACGACTAATGGACAAAAGAATATTGTTTACAACGGTGTTCCTGATTGGGTATATGaag AGGAGGTCTTCAGTTCTAACAACGCGCTCTGGTTCTCGCGTGACGGTGCCAGGATGGCGTACGCGACCTTTGACGACACAAACGTTAGAGTAATGCAGATACCGCACTTCGGCGTACCAGGCTCCGTGGACTCTCAGTACACAACTCATCGCGATATACGCTACCCGAAG tctgGTACAACGAATCCAACTGTTAGAGTCAGCATTCGGAACATCGCTACCAACGTTGTCACTGTTTTCAATGCACCCACAGATCTTAACGA GCCAATTTTGAAGTCCGTTGCGTTTGTTGGCAATGACAGGATTGCTATCATGTGGACTAACCGAGTTCAAACGACTCTTCGTGTAGTAATCTGCGCTGAGACATCTACCACCTGCACTacg atttacACATACTCAGAAGCAAATGGTTGGATTGATAACATCCCGCTGATGTTCAACGAGCAAGGAAATTCTTTTATCACTATATTACCTGAT ACGGTAAATGGTGTTCGTTACAAGCAAATAATTCAAGTTACAAGTGGTACTGGAAACAATTGGTCTTTTAGACGTCGTACCAACACAGCCCATACTGTTGCGGAAATCTTACTATGGACTGCTGATAATACTAT TTGGTACAAAGCGAATAGTGAAAACGACACATCAGAACAACACATATACACATTAAACAACAACGATGACCTGTCTTGCTTCACGTGTAATATTGTGCGACCCGATGGCGGTCAGTGCCTGTACAACGAAGCAGTGATTAGCTCTGGATCTCGTATTAGTATAAACTGCGCTGGACCAGACATACCTCAAATTTACATTCATGATatc AACGGTACTCTGGTGTATTTATGGGATGACAATTCAAGAGTTGCTGAAATGGCGTCCACATACACTGTGCCACTTACTTTACGGAGGACCGTACCTTTGGGAGTTGGTCTTCCTGATGCGGATGTTCTCCTCCAAGTACCGTCCGATTACTTCTCACGTTCAAATGTACCACTTTTGGTTTAcgt TTATGGTGGCCCCGATACAGCTCTAGTCACAAAACAATGGAATATTGATTGGGGTTCATCTCTCGTGAGCCGTTATGGTATCGCGGTGGCTCGTATTGATGGACGAGGCTCTGGACTTCGTGGAGTTGAACATATGTTCGCGTTGAACCGACAGTTAGGATCAGTTGAAATCGAGGATCAAATTACTGTTGCTAG GTACCTTCAACAACAAACCCATTGGATAGACCGTAATCGTACGTGTATCTGGGGCTGGTCGTACGGCGGGTACGCGGCGTCGCTGGCGCTGGCGCGTGGAGGAGACGTCTTCCGATGTGCTATTGCTGTTGCCCCGGTAGTCGATTGGCGGTTTTATG ACACCATCTACACGGAGAGATACATGGACACTCCACAAAACAACGTTGAAGGTTACGCGAACTCGTCTCTACTAACAGAGCAAGTG GTGGAGGCTTATAAAGACAAACGGTATTTCCTGGTCCACGGAACGGAAGACGACAATGTACACTACCAGCACGCCATGTTGATATCAAGGTTGCTGCAGCGACGAGATGTCTACTTCACTCAGATG AGCTACACTGACGAGGACCACGGGCTCGGAGGCGTGAGGCCACATCTTTACCATGCATTAGAGAAGTTCCTGAGAGAAAAcatgttttaa
- the LOC125077773 gene encoding venom dipeptidyl peptidase 4-like isoform X2, which translates to MLVAIGVVITLVVLLTGNDAGSADPIISTTEGPTFPTTIPVPSTTTTTTTTTTTEAPPSTPGLGEINLEDVINGEFASPIFNGTWTSNGEILFRNANGDLALYDVDSKSSTIIVSNTSQILQQSFRVTELSADGRYVVLSYNEESVYRHSFEARYSVIDIFTGEVTHIIPPGVDLNEAILQNFVWGPSGTALAYVYLNNIYYQSNLTNAPQQITTNGQKNIVYNGVPDWVYEEEVFSSNNALWFSRDGARMAYATFDDTNVRVMQIPHFGVPGSVDSQYTTHRDIRYPKSGTTNPTVRVSIRNIATNVVTVFNAPTDLNEPILKSVAFVGNDRIAIMWTNRVQTTLRVVICAETSTTCTTIYTYSEANGWIDNIPLMFNEQGNSFITILPDTVNGVRYKQIIQVTSGTGNNWSFRRRTNTAHTVAEILLWTADNTIWYKANSENDTSEQHIYTLNNNDDLSCFTCNIVRPDGGQCLYNEAVISSGSRISINCAGPDIPQIYIHDINGTLVYLWDDNSRVAEMASTYTVPLTLRRTVPLGVGLPDADVLLQVPSDYFSRSNVPLLVYVYGGPDTALVTKQWNIDWGSSLVSRYGIAVARIDGRGSGLRGVEHMFALNRQLGSVEIEDQITVARYLQQQTHWIDRNRTCIWGWSYGGYAASLALARGGDVFRCAIAVAPVVDWRFYDTIYTERYMDTPQNNVEGYANSSLLTEQVVEAYKDKRYFLVHGTEDDNVHYQHAMLISRLLQRRDVYFTQMSYTDEDHGLGGVRPHLYHALEKFLRENMF; encoded by the exons ATGTTGGTCGCGATTGGTGTTGTTATTACACTTGTAGTATTACTAACAGGAAACGATGCTGGTTCAGCTGATCCTATTATATCGACGACAGAAGGTCCAACGTTCCCAACAACTATACCCGTTCCATCAACGACGACGACGACAACAACGACGACAACGACTGAGGCACCACCGTCGACGCCGGGATTGGGAGAGATAAATTTGGAAGATGTTATAAACGGGGAGTTTGCTTCGCCAATATTCAATGGGACTTGGACATCAA aTGGAGAAATATTATTCAGAAATGCGAATGGTGATCTGGCGCTGTATGATGTTGATTCCAAAAGTTCAACAATCATTGTATCCAATACATCACAG atccTACAACAATCTTTCCGAGTGACAGAGCTGTCGGCTGATGGGAGATATGTAGTGCTTTCTTACAACGAAGAATCG GTTTATAGGCACAGCTTCGAGGCTCGGTATTCAGTGATTGATATCTTCACTGGTGAAGTTACGCACATTATACCTCCCGGGGTTGATCTTAACGAGGCAATTCTCCAGAACTTCGTTTGGGGTCCATCGGGTACAGCACTGGCTTAcgtttacttgaataatatttactacCAATCGAATTTGACGAATGCTCCTCAGCAAATCACGACTAATGGACAAAAGAATATTGTTTACAACGGTGTTCCTGATTGGGTATATGaag AGGAGGTCTTCAGTTCTAACAACGCGCTCTGGTTCTCGCGTGACGGTGCCAGGATGGCGTACGCGACCTTTGACGACACAAACGTTAGAGTAATGCAGATACCGCACTTCGGCGTACCAGGCTCCGTGGACTCTCAGTACACAACTCATCGCGATATACGCTACCCGAAG tctgGTACAACGAATCCAACTGTTAGAGTCAGCATTCGGAACATCGCTACCAACGTTGTCACTGTTTTCAATGCACCCACAGATCTTAACGA GCCAATTTTGAAGTCCGTTGCGTTTGTTGGCAATGACAGGATTGCTATCATGTGGACTAACCGAGTTCAAACGACTCTTCGTGTAGTAATCTGCGCTGAGACATCTACCACCTGCACTacg atttacACATACTCAGAAGCAAATGGTTGGATTGATAACATCCCGCTGATGTTCAACGAGCAAGGAAATTCTTTTATCACTATATTACCTGAT ACGGTAAATGGTGTTCGTTACAAGCAAATAATTCAAGTTACAAGTGGTACTGGAAACAATTGGTCTTTTAGACGTCGTACCAACACAGCCCATACTGTTGCGGAAATCTTACTATGGACTGCTGATAATACTAT TTGGTACAAAGCGAATAGTGAAAACGACACATCAGAACAACACATATACACATTAAACAACAACGATGACCTGTCTTGCTTCACGTGTAATATTGTGCGACCCGATGGCGGTCAGTGCCTGTACAACGAAGCAGTGATTAGCTCTGGATCTCGTATTAGTATAAACTGCGCTGGACCAGACATACCTCAAATTTACATTCATGATatc AACGGTACTCTGGTGTATTTATGGGATGACAATTCAAGAGTTGCTGAAATGGCGTCCACATACACTGTGCCACTTACTTTACGGAGGACCGTACCTTTGGGAGTTGGTCTTCCTGATGCGGATGTTCTCCTCCAAGTACCGTCCGATTACTTCTCACGTTCAAATGTACCACTTTTGGTTTAcgt TTATGGTGGCCCCGATACAGCTCTAGTCACAAAACAATGGAATATTGATTGGGGTTCATCTCTCGTGAGCCGTTATGGTATCGCGGTGGCTCGTATTGATGGACGAGGCTCTGGACTTCGTGGAGTTGAACATATGTTCGCGTTGAACCGACAGTTAGGATCAGTTGAAATCGAGGATCAAATTACTGTTGCTAG GTACCTTCAACAACAAACCCATTGGATAGACCGTAATCGTACGTGTATCTGGGGCTGGTCGTACGGCGGGTACGCGGCGTCGCTGGCGCTGGCGCGTGGAGGAGACGTCTTCCGATGTGCTATTGCTGTTGCCCCGGTAGTCGATTGGCGGTTTTATG ACACCATCTACACGGAGAGATACATGGACACTCCACAAAACAACGTTGAAGGTTACGCGAACTCGTCTCTACTAACAGAGCAAGTG GTGGAGGCTTATAAAGACAAACGGTATTTCCTGGTCCACGGAACGGAAGACGACAATGTACACTACCAGCACGCCATGTTGATATCAAGGTTGCTGCAGCGACGAGATGTCTACTTCACTCAGATG AGCTACACTGACGAGGACCACGGGCTCGGAGGCGTGAGGCCACATCTTTACCATGCATTAGAGAAGTTCCTGAGAGAAAAcatgttttaa